In the Salvia miltiorrhiza cultivar Shanhuang (shh) chromosome 8, IMPLAD_Smil_shh, whole genome shotgun sequence genome, ACTTGTATTTCCAGGTACTAGTACAAGTTCTTATGCAAATATATTCCTTTCAGATACGTACTTGCTCAGTTCTTTGTCATTCAATGTTAAGTTCTCAAGGTTTTCGTCTGCCAAAAATCTAGATTTCTTTCATTTCTGAGTATTGGATGTCCTGCCTTAGATTCTCTCCGTAAAAGCTTGAACCACAAGTAAGTTATTTTGTCCTTGGTCATTTGGATAGTCAAATGAAAAGAGACAGAAGATGTGCCTTCCTGAACTGGGATTTGTATCTAAACTTGTTGAAGTTATTTGCTTGAGGTGATGAGCAGCACTTTCTATTAAAACATGATAAAAACAGTTCTTTGATACTCAATTTCTTAATGCAGATATATCTCAAAAAGGATAACAATCCTGTAGCACTAACGGAGGGAACCCTGCTTGCAGTTGGTGGTCGTTATGATTACTTGCTTCAGCAGATGGCTGATTCTGAATATGTAGGTCTTCTGAAGTTTATATTCACACCATAATCATATATTTTGTTATAGAATATCGCATAAATCATGTTAGTATCATATTTTTATACTAAAAGACAGTTCATTAATGTTTGATTGACTACATGGTCTtgctcaaataattaaaattttatatgtagcaTCTCTCCCCACTTTCTTTGTTTCCATCGAACACTATAGATGTATTTACTTGTTCCTTGCAGAAAGGTGCTCATGATTGTTCCTATCTTTTTGCCAGAAATCAAGTCCACCCGGTGCAGTTGGAACAAGTATTGCGCTAGAAACTATTTTGCTACATTCTTCTGTTGATAATAAATCTCATAGGTGATAATCTTTTCTTGTATAGATCCACTTTTGTTGCCGACTATGTTCCTATTTAATGCATCTACTGAATGTGTCGGAATTTCTTTATAACGTGAACAGAAATGACGTAGGCATTAATATTCTTGTCTGTTCGAGAGGAGGGGGTGGTTTATTGTTCGAGCGCATGGAACTGGTGGCCGAATTGTGGGAGGAGAATATCAGGGTCAGTAATCGGATCTTGTGCAAGAATTTTTTATATTCCTGCTGCACAAATAATAGTTACTGAAAGCAAGTATTACAGGCAGAGTTTGTCCCGTTGCGTGATCCAAGCCTTACTGAACAGTACGAATATGCAAGCGAGCATGATATCAAATGTCTTGTTGTCATCACTGACTCTGGTGTATCCCAAAAAGGCTCAGTTCAGGTTGGAGTCTAACCTATATGTGACTATCATGACTTCTTTCTTACACTTAGCATTGGTCTTTTGCAATGTACCTCTAATATTTCTAGCTCGTGACTTAGGTCCGACATCTAGAGCTCAAGAGAGAAAAAGAAGTTGAGAGGGAAAACCTTGTTAAGTTTCTATCAGAGGCAATGGCTACTCAATTTAGAAACCCGTTTATCTGGAGCTAGGTCAGCTCGAAACTGTACAGGTATCTCCTTGCATTCCTTGTTCTTTTACATATAATTGTTTGTGAAAACCAAATAATTGAGATTCCATAATTGTTGGGAATTTGATCATAAATGGAAAGTGTCACGTATTGTTCTTACTTCTTAGAGATGATTACGTTGATGTATAACTTGAAGAACATAGATGGTTAGAAATCTAGTAAAATGAGATTTCTTGGATACAGACTCTTTTTTATGAATAAACAAGTAAATTTATAGACTGATGATGGTGGACTCGAACCCGAGACCTTTAGCCTCAAGCGATAAACCACACTACCAACCAACACACGCACGCAACTTCATATACATAGACTTTTTGGAACATCAAATCACTTAGTGTAATCATGTAAGATGTTAGTTTAGATCTTAGTGTCAGTCAATTGGACTTCAATCTGTTTCGGAACGATCTTCACTTTCTTGAACTTTTGCAACACAAGATGTGAAGGATAATACTTACAAAGAAACATTAGCTCTGTTTATGAGCTCTTACTTTCCTATAGTATTGTAGTTTTTACTccaattgaaatatttttttttcagtgCCATGTTACTTGAATTCCATTGTCTCACTAAAAAAATATGTCCTTGACAGATATACTTGCTTGTGGAGATAGATCAGGAGGAGCTAAATTTTGTTGCTGCTAAGTTTTGTAGCTAAGAATTTTGAGTTGAATTCTTTGTATAGTGTTGCGGTTTAATTTTCAATGGTCTATTTCAGTTTATTTGCTTGGTGTCATGTAATAATTTAGTTGTGTATAGACGATTTCtttataagaaaaagaaaaaaataaaaaagaaagagtgagaTCGACAAGAACATATGTTCTGCAAATTTGAACAGGTTTGTTTGAATATTTGAGATTTTAATTTGGAAGAACGGCTATTTGTATTTGAGAATTGTATCGTTTTTATCTCTTTATCTCTATTTGTTGCGTGTCTCGCCATATTTGGTGATAATAAATTTGTGTGAAAAACACACTTAAATAGTAAGAAATTAATACTCCTTCCATGCACTAAAAATGTCTCCCAAAATGTGATTGAAtgttttcaaaaatataaatgggCTAATTTTATAAACGttctaaaatgacaaaaaataaacaatactccctccgtcccgctttAAATGCCCCCTTACTTTTGGGCACATAGATTAAGAAATgagtataaaatagataaagtggatataaaatagataaagtgaattggtggaaattatttaaatattaaatatagagagagagtgtattgccaaaaaagatatgagacatttggagtgggacaccccattatgaaaagtgggacatttgaagtgggacggagggagtagtattttgttATGGATAGAGTGAATAAGATACATTAAGATGTTTAAGGGATGTTATAATGACATTAGAATCAACTAATGTATCACcaatagggctgggaatcgggtcgggttcgggtacccgaacccgaaaatcccctaaaccctatacccgaccccgaccccgaaattgaaatcgggtaccctaatacccgactcgggtattcgggtaccctaaattacccgatcTGTAGCAACTTTCAGATCTGTacataatttcattttttttgctcAATTCTCAAACTCTAAGTCGTAGCAACTTTCAAATCTGTAGCAATTCTCCATTTTGTACAAAAAAGCATAtatgtttatttaaaaaaaaaagaggaagaagaagaagcagcagcGCCTGTTGGAGCTCGGAGGCGGTGCGGCTGCTGCGAGGCGAAGTCGTAGGCGGCGGCGGAACGACGGGAACGGCTGGGCGACTGAGCAAGGGTCTCGGGATCTGGGAACGATTGGCGGGCGAGCGAGGGTCGCGGACTGGGGAGGCTGGGAACGACGGCGACGCGCCGACGCTGGGCTGGCGAGGGGCGAGGGGCGACGGCGAGTGGGGCGGCCGTCCGGGGCTGGACTCTGGAGTGAGAGCCGAGAGGAGGGCCGGCAGACTGGGAGTTCAGTTTGGGAGGGATGAATTGATTTGGGAATTGGGAGGGAATCGAGGGATGAATTGATTAGGGGCTAGGGCAGTGGGAGTTTGGgaattaaatagtttaaaatttattaattaaaaaatcgagtaattcgggtataccgaTACCTGATTTTTTCACAGcctaaatacccgaccccgattttttcgggtatagggtacccgatacccgatttttttgggtCGGGAATCGAGTACCCGATtacgaaattcccagccctaatcaCCAACATATTAGAAAGGTATGTGTCTCCAATAAATATGGTACCTCTATTGCAATTCATAAGTAACAAATTACGACAGTGGTGGTAACAGAAAAATGTAGGGTAACAATTTTAATTAGCAATTCTTGCACTGCAAATTAGGAATCGAGACTTACTTATGCAAGTTCAATTCAACATGCCCGGAAAATCaccaaataaattatttcaaacATAAGATTATTAGAAATTACAGCTTTCATAACTTGACAACAAAACTCCAACGCTGTGACCATCAAAAGTTAAATTGAATACTGCATAATGAAGTTGTAAACAACAATGAAAAGATGAAGCTTTCAGCAAACTTGTAAAACTCTATTTAATGATGTGCATTTGCAATCTCAAAATCAGTGCACCACAGAACAAGGTGAAAGAAAACTTGTCTAATGATGATACAAAACTTTTCCTATCCTCAAAAATGCCACCTAGAAGATCTGAGACAAACTGGGCTTCACTTTGAGGTATCCAAGAACGCAAACGATCCCACCTGTGCAAAATAATCAAACAAACTTAGGCAaatatcaataaaaataatacaacaATAGCTCTCGTGCAGTTCATAATACAAGAGTAACAACCATGCCCTAAAAAACAAATAGGTGAGAAAGCAAATAACTCATACTGAGAAAAATTACTCACTCCATAAAAAGGAAAAGCTGTCTCCGAGTATTGAATAGTGGGTTGAATCATCTAAAACCTAGCTTAGAGGAGGATCGAATCTTGAAATTACGAGTGTCTTCACATTTATATCTTGAACTACAAAGGTGGTGGCAAGAACTTTATACCAAACTCtaatttctatatttttgtAAGTAATCATTAGATTTAACATTATTTCAAGCCAATATCAAACCTAATCAAAATTTGTAGAGGGTAAGGGATGACTGGTGAAGGTAACAATAGTGAAGTTACAAGACCCAAACTGTTTTCAAGTTATAGATGTCTAATAAATTTCTCTACAACAGAACAAAATCTTCAAGTGAACCACTCAGGTGCTATTACCATTTAGATGGAATAAGTACATGCAATATAAGCTTAAAACACTTAATCTATAGAGCAGCAGAAATTGAAAATATGCACAAAATTGTCTTAGTAGGAAAGATGATGCTCAAGAACTTCTCTTCTAGCTCAATGAAACACTATTCAAATTATGTCTAAGATGCATATCATGTTATTTCATCAAACTATATCAGCAGGTAACATAGCAACCGCCACATCAAAAACACAATTTTCCACTCACACATCAGATAACAATACGAGCTGAAAACAGCGCCAAACATATGAGAACCGTACCTTAGATGTTGCTAGGATACATCATCACCCTCACTCTAGCTCCCTGTCACACAAACAAAATTACCACACATCACACATCAAGCATCCACTataaacaacaacaaaaattcATTGAAAGAGAAACGCACCATTGATTTTGGGGGAAGGTTGGACTTGAACTTGGCGCGGACAACACCGCTGTTACCATGCGGCCGCGTGACCTTTCCCCAAATGCAACGGTAGTGAGACCCGTTCTTCTTCACCTTGGCCTTGTAAATGTACGCCATGCGCTTCCCGCGGTACCACGCCACCTCCTCTTGAGTGTTGACGCCCTCGATCTGAATCAACGACGTGTTTGGGTACTGATTCGACTTCGACCTATAATTTCACGCAATAAACACACTGAATCGAGAAATTTTTTTCTCCATCAACCAAACACAAAATTGTAGCTTCTTTTTTACCTCTTGTACCCCAATATAGTCCCGCGGACGTAGAGCCTGCATTAAAACGATCCGAACAAGAAATGTTTAagaacaaaaatcaaaattgagcTAGATATCGGCATTGGATTCACACTGAATTAGGCAAAAATGAATCGGATTGAGAGAGAACCTGACGCGCTCCCCCTGGCGGCCTTTCACCATTGTCGCTGTGTGAGAGTAAGCTTCGGCCGACCGCTAcgagtgtgtgagagagagtcGAAAATGCTGAGACAGAGCCGCAGAAACCCTAGATTGAGGGTTTATATGTAGTTGTGTGAGCCGTAGATTTGGGTTGATTTTGTTGGGCTAATTGAGTGAAGGCCCATAATATATAACGAAGCATTCCTACATAATGTAACAGGCCCAATAATTGTAcaacaaaacatctaaattttACCCAATAGCCACCTATTTTGAACAAAGGGttaaattacatataaatattttttacacTTTTTTAGTTTAACTTATTttactataatttatatttcctctattttattttgagaatTTCCTAGTTTTTAGATATTCTAAAATATAGTCCactttctaaatttaaattatattttttattaaaacaacaacaataaataagggtaaaaaggaaaaattatatataaattatatttttcaaaaaatattaaatgtatttttttaatatgtgtaaaaaaataatatgaattattaAAGTGAGACATAGCgaataaatttatttcaatttactATTGTTTGTGGTGCATTTTTTTTTGGTACGAGGAACGGTTAGAAAAATCTTACTGTGCAAGAAAACCAAAGTAATGGTAAAGTGGCATTAATTTCATTTGATATAAGATTGTCATTCAAGTTTCAacactaatattttttttacttacaTCCCATGCTATGACGATTAACAAAATAGAACATctatttatcaaaaaatttaataaatataatagttgttataattatttatttaaattgttagtttttatatatttttttatatgatatgATAAATAGGTCAGGTACGATTAACCCAAACCCGAAATGTGGGTACTCGTATCCAAATGTAATCGAATTCTAGTATCCAAACTCAAGCCCGCACAATTATATGGGACGGTTAATATGAGTAACCGTAATACCgcaaaaaaaatacttattaaTCATCATGCATAATGCAATAAATAACCTTACATAGAATGTAGTGGACGTAAATGTGGATAATaaaaagggttaatagtgttttatgtcgcGTTTTTCACAAAGTGTCCCGaacttttattttctcataaaaaaacccgaaactttcaattttttttcataaaatgttccgttatacaaaattcgaagacggaaagatgataaaaaaaaaaatcaaactttcaCCGTTTTCCAACAATGGTGGTTCTCAGTATGATTTTCCAACAATGGTGGTCCCAAAATATTTCATTCGGCgagataattcattttttttgtcaccgaattttgtatagtgagatattttatagaaaaaattgaaaattgaggATTGtttagaagaaaatgaaaattcaaaacattttgtgaaaaacgctgaaagttcggggcataaaacactattaatcctaataaaaatataaatggcCCAATTActagtaaaaaaatatttcaaaagcCAAAAAAATTAGGCCCAAACATCactaggaaaaaaaaaacctacatctttttttaattcatcaCACTCGCACGAAACCTAGTACCTCAGTCCAGAGCAGCTCGGCCTCGACCACTCTTCCGGCCGCCGCTCCTCCTCACTCttcccgccgccgccgccgccgccgttccgCCTCAAAGCTTTCTGACGGTGTAAATCGCTTATAATCAGAACTGAGGTGACATATTTTTGTTAATAGGATTTTTCAAGGGAACCGGGAAATGAAACAGAGTCAGATTCGAGTGATGTATAAGAATTATAAGCTTAGTTTTGAAAATTTAACTGCTGATAATTATGGGCGTACAATAAAGAGGCGCTAAAGAAGAAAGCTCGTTTCATGATTTTGTATTTTGAAATATAACTGATTCAGACGGTTTTTGCATCGCATTGCATCTatggtttttaattatttgtatttttctttcattgcTCAACTGATATATGTAAGTGAAGTGAACAATTTTGTAGTTTTTGAACAAAACTGATTTGGTAGTGCAATTGTTTGTGGTCTTTGATTACTGATTCCACAATATAATACTTGCAAAAGCCTATGCTGGTTCTGCTATATTACTGCCACAAGATGAAATCCCCAATTCAAAATTTGGCGGTAAAATTGTTTGTGTTCTTACATAAATGTCTCCAGAAATGAGGGAGTGAATCATTTATTGATTAGTTTATCTGCTGCTGTTGGTACAATTTTGTTTTTACAGAATAAACAACAAGAACATGGCTGCTGCGAGTGGAACCAATGATTTATCTTCAGAGATGGAGCTGGATGCTTTTCGACGCCTTTTTCCTCTACGTTTTCACGAGCGACATCTTCTTGAATCTATAAGGCCCGACGGGCGTCCCCTTGGAAGGGCTAGAGAGACTACGCTTAGTCTTGGTTTGTCACTCTGTTTTGTTACCTCTCATTTATTATACTGCCAATAGCTGATACCCTTGCTGAATATCCAACATTTGAAAATCTAGGAGCTGTTGCATCTGCTAATGGATCAGCTCTAGCAAAGATAGGATGCACTGTAAGTGTGTTGTTTCTTATGGGCTCGAGACTATTTGAGTTATTTGTGAGCACTAATTGAAAGTTCTACATCATCCTCAGACTATGTTGGCTGCCATTAAATTGGAAGTCATGACTCCAACTATAGAGGCACCTGATGAGGGATGCATAGGTAAACATATTATTGTACTATCAGTTTATCGCATTTTAAACGTTCTTTTCTTCTAATAATGTTAGTAAGTTGATACTTGTTCTTTGCAGCCATTGACTTCCACATGCCTCCAATTTGTTCTCCACTAATTCGCCCCGGCAGGCCTGCAGATTTGGCTCCGGTGATATCGAAGCAGTTGTCTGACACCATACTGAGGCAAGAGATCATATGACACTATTTTGGCATCATTAATTCATGCACGTTGTTCTTACTGTACAGATACACACATTTCACACACAAAATAGTGTAATAGTGTAGTAGTTGTgataatatatgtatttatatagaTTATGTATGGGCACTTAAAATGCATTCGATTCTGTCTTGATAGAAAAAAATCATTTAGAATGTTGTGTTCATTAGTAATATTTGCATATGAGTGTTAATTGAAATCTATAGATCTTCGGGTTCATACCACTTACGTTAAAATATATGTGCCTATCTTTCTTACATTCATATTTTGACATGTCATAATAATCTATATGAGTATGCGTGGTCATGTCATTGGTGCATCATATGCTTAAACATCTCCACGATTCCTCCTTTGTTTTAACAGAAAAGTTAACATATGTATCATACCATCAAATTTTCTCATTGCCTATAATTGTGCAGTTCTGGCATGATCGATCTGAAAGAGTTATGTTTGGTTAGCGGCAAGGCTGCTTGGATGGCCTATCTGGTAAAGTATATTCATTCAATCATTTAATTTCTCCTTACTAGCTGAATTTTGGGTTCATGCTTCAACTATCATCACCTAACACCGTAGGAAATGACTCTTGCAGGACATATACTGTTTGGATGCTGATGGTGCTCTTTTTGATGCAGCATTACTTTCCGCAGTGGCTGCCTTCTCGCATTGTAAGTTTTACCTGGGGACTCCACTTGATAAAGTCTACCATGTTTGCTTTGATTATCAACATTCTAAAGAAACTCCACCTTGCAGTGCAAATTCCAATAGTCTCTCTCAATGATGATGGAAGAATAGTTCTTGTGTctgaggagaatggcagatcaaAGAAGGAAAAGAAACCTGTAAATGAGGAGAAGATCAAGCTTAAGATGAACAGTCAGCCATTCTCCTTAACATGCATTCTTCACAAGAACTACATTCTAGCAGATCCGACCTCTGAGGAAGAGTCCATCATGGAAACGTACCTGACAGTCGTGCTGGATACGAATCATCAGCTCGTGTCTCTCAATAAACCAGGTGGACCAGGTCTAGCAAGCACATCATCAATCCAGGTGAACTTCGCCTCGTTTTTTTCCTGTGCTTTCATCATTTCTATATCAGAATAATTATCTTTTGGGCGAAGAAGCATTGGTGTGCTGTATTAAATTGAATAACACTGTGTAAGATCATTTCTTTCGGATAGCAGTTTCCAGTTTGCAATGAGAAATAAGTCGATATATATATGATCCCACTTCCCAGTTTGATGTTGTCGTTGTTTGGACCAATCTATCAAGCATGTTTAAgctttatatttattcatgtaGCAATGCTTGTTGACTTTGTccgatcaaaaaagaaaaaaaaagaaaaaaaaagcaatGCTTGTTGAAATTGGACAGATGTTAATAAGAAATGTTGTTGCCTGCAGGATTGCATAATATTAGCGCGAAAACGAGTGAAAGAACTTCAGCAGATCTTGAATGAAGCAGTTTCTGATATGGAAGTTGACTGAGTTTTTGGATGAACTTGATTTTAGTTTGTAGTTTTtctttatagtattattttttagagTTTTTTGATATATTCTTTTTGCTTTTTCTGTATGGTTTTTGTTGTAGTTGTAGAAGAGAAATGATGATACCTTAGGGAGATCAGAAATATGTTCATACAATACAATGAGTTCATTTTCACTGGGAAGTTCTATGAACTTCTTCATATTGTCTTTGATGATGGAAATGCGATTTTAAGTTTCAAAAACGTTTTTATGTTTCAATACAGTTTACACTCTTGAGCTTAATTGTTCtcttttttacttattttttggaATTTGGGGCTTCTTTAGCTCCATAATAATTACAAGAAAGAGTTGTGTCATAGTAAAAAGTcatgtttactttgatggataaatttatccatgaaaaaagAGATAacaaaatttatctttttaaattAGATTTCGTGGAAAAAAACAATATTGTGACATACTCTTGGCGGACAGAAGAAATATTGGCTATTAATTTGTGAAAAGTTACTTGAATAATGATAATTGActaatcaaaataatttaataattaaagtttgtatgcaaaataaaaaattaacgatAGTTGAGTTTCCAATGAAAAATTTCCATATGTGGTGATGCGTATGCATTTTTACTTTTGTGTGGTGAGAGTAAGTACTCACAGCAAAATTTTATACGTAGTATAAATATTTGAGAGAAACTGAAAAtaaccaaaaaggaaaaaagaaaagctcagaattcAAAACGGTCCCGCCATTTTCAAAATACGAAAAAGCAAAAACCAAAAAATGGTGTCCAAAACTGTGGAAGTTTCATTTCCTTCAAACATCGAACGCAGCGTCGCATCCGCGCTTCTCAGTCTCTCCTCCTGTCCTTCCGTGTAAGGGATTCAATCGCCGTTCAGCTCGGATTGATCGTTTTGTTTCCTCGGTGTTGCTTTTGATAGTTAAATTCCCATCGTTGATTGTGGTTTTGacttgagtttttttttttttttttcttcacagGGGAATGAGCGGCGGCGACGGTGACAGTCCAGAGAGCCTCGAGAGCACGGCGATTTCCGCCCTCAGAAGCGGCGGATCGCCGGCCGAGGTGGAGGCGAGTGTGGATGATGAATCGTCGAGCGCTCAGCAGCTGATGGCGGCGGCGTTTGTGTCCGGATCGCATGATCTGAAGCTGAAGGTGATCTTCTGCTCCTCATTTTGCTTCGGTTTTGTGGAGATCTCAGCTGCTTGTGGTGTTTTTGAGCTTGAAATTTCTGTTTGCTGCGTCATTTGGATTAGACTACTACAATTTCGATTTTCTGTATTGTTGCTAGTAGCTGATTGAGATCAGATTTACTTTCCTCTGAGCTTGAAGCTCAAGTCAAGTTGATGAGCTGATTGTTCGTGATCTCTGATGATACTTGCCAAATTTGAACTGCCAATTGATTATAAATCTATCAGAAAATTACCGATTGATTGTAAATTGATATTTAATTCTCCTCTTATTTTAGTACTATCTGTCCTCTCCAGTTTTGGTATGGATCGCATGTGAAGCTGCGGTTTGTACAATTGAAATGCACGTAAAACGgattatgtatttataaatgaataaatccCGAAAAACTACTCTGTTTTCGAATTCATGGATGCTATTTTGAGTATATTATTTAAGCCTTCTTTTAACAATGAGATCGTTATTTGTTCAATCAGTGAAGATTCTGACTGTGTGCTATGTTCTGATCTTAGTCCTTACAAATTTCCTTCCGCGTTAAGAGTTTCCTTTGCTTGTAACAGTTCAAGTATGTTCAGCTTTAGCTGGCCTTTTTCTGTTGCTAAGATTCAAACGAATTGTGTTTTTAGAACATTTCTGGCTTTCACAAGAATTTATCTCTTAATTGTGATTTCTCTTGCAATAATTGGTGAAGTTCTCTGTCTAATGCTCTCCTGCAGTTACATATTATGTTGAAACAATATTTTCTCTGCTCACACAGTCTGTTGTAGCTAAAATGTCCTTTCAATTTGGATTTCAACTCTCAAGCAATGCTTCTTTACTCTTTCACCACTCCTCCATGTAAATGGCTTAAGTGATCCTCAGATGCGTCAGAAATGCTCAAAAAGTATCTAAATCTGCAATGAACATTTCAAACCTCATCACAAGAAGTTATCTGTTATCTGTGTATTTTCTTGCTATAACTTGGAGAAGTTTTCTTATGCTCTCCCACAGATTACATATTATGTTGAAACATCATTAGCTCTGCTCACAGTCTTTTGCATTGGTAACTAAAGTGCACATTCAATTTGGATCTCATCTCTCAAGCAATGCTTCTTTACTTTTTTTGCAGATAGTGCAGAAGAAACGTTCAAAAAGCATCTACATCTCCAATGGCAAGAAACCGAAAACCAGCAGCAAGCCAGTAGCAACTCCTGCCTTTTCTGCGTCGTCTGAGACTTTTTCTGAGATAACAACTGAGGCTTCATCATGCCTTTCTAGCAACTCCAGTGGGCAAAG is a window encoding:
- the LOC130999925 gene encoding 60S ribosomal protein L35a-3 — protein: MVKGRQGERVRLYVRGTILGYKRSKSNQYPNTSLIQIEGVNTQEEVAWYRGKRMAYIYKAKVKKNGSHYRCIWGKVTRPHGNSGVVRAKFKSNLPPKSMGARVRVMMYPSNI
- the LOC130999926 gene encoding uncharacterized protein LOC130999926 codes for the protein MAAASGTNDLSSEMELDAFRRLFPLRFHERHLLESIRPDGRPLGRARETTLSLGAVASANGSALAKIGCTTMLAAIKLEVMTPTIEAPDEGCIAIDFHMPPICSPLIRPGRPADLAPVISKQLSDTILSSGMIDLKELCLVSGKAAWMAYLDIYCLDADGALFDAALLSAVAAFSHLQIPIVSLNDDGRIVLVSEENGRSKKEKKPVNEEKIKLKMNSQPFSLTCILHKNYILADPTSEEESIMETYLTVVLDTNHQLVSLNKPGGPGLASTSSIQDCIILARKRVKELQQILNEAVSDMEVD
- the LOC130999930 gene encoding uncharacterized protein LOC130999930 codes for the protein MVSKTVEVSFPSNIERSVASALLSLSSCPSVGMSGGDGDSPESLESTAISALRSGGSPAEVEASVDDESSSAQQLMAAAFVSGSHDLKLKIVQKKRSKSIYISNGKKPKTSSKPVATPAFSASSETFSEITTEASSCLSSNSSGQSLGSKTSAADKGRKPVIPSHMSHKAAAIMRFLADGSASEVMIRQLLGDSPSTSKALRMLLKLQAVKRFGAGGRSDPYIYMIA